CTAAAACAATATCCGAAATATTTTTAATCAAAACTTCCTGATTTTTCTCTTTTCCCAGCCATTCGCCTACAAAACCTGAAATTTTTAACTTCTGAATATAAGGTCTGATATTCTGTGGCGAAAGAAAATTACTAACGACAAAACTTCCCAGATTATCGCCGAGTTTTTGTTTACTGTTTTCAATGAGATTGGTGTGCGGAATCGGTAGTCCAAGCGGGTGGCGAAACAAAGCGGTAACCGCAAACCAATCGGCTAAAGCTCCTACCATTGCAGCTTCGGAGAAAGCCCGAACGTAACCCACCCAATGAGAATCGTTGGTTTTCTGAAGAATGGTTGTTATAATAAACAAAGCAGCCATCAACAGGAATAATCCGGTGGCAAAGGCTTTATATTTTCTTAACTGTTTTCTTTTTGCGTCATCATTCATATTCTCAAATTTACTAAATTTGGTTGTGAACTTCTCGTTTAATTTTCAATCTTATTATCAAAAATATTTAAAATAATTCTATGGAAAACCAAGCAAAAAACAATCCATACTATTCCAGAACAGATACCACGAAACTCGATATTCCTAATGATGAATGGAAAAAAATCTTAGCTCCTGACTTGTACGCAATCTCAAGAGAAGCGGCAACAGAAAGAGCTTTTACAGGAAAATACAATGATTTTGACGAATTGGGCGAGTATTATTGTGCAGTTTGTGGCAATCATTTATTTCGTTCCGATTCAAAATTTTCAAGCAGCTGCGGATGGCCAAGTTTTTTTGAAGCCGATAAAGAAGGAGTTTATTATAAAAGAGATACCGCGTACGGAATGGAAAGGGTAGAGGTGCTTTGCAAAAGATGCGATTCGCACTTGGGACATGTGTTTGATGATGGCCCGAAACCTACAGGACTGCGCTATTGTATGAATTCTATCAGCCTTGAATTTATAGGAGATTCTGAGAAATAATAGAGTTTTAAATCACAAAATCAGGAAGTTAAAGTTTCTTAAATTCAGTTAAACTTTGTGGAGTTATAATGCCCTGATAGTTATGTTTTTATAAATTTGCCCCACTCAATTGGATTTAACATAATATTGAATGAAAGGATTTTATAGCTTATTAGGTATTGTTTACGTAGTAACTACTTCATTCTATCTGTCTCCAAGAACGGCGATTGTAAGGAATGAAATCAGTACAAAAAAAATTGAAAGAGTAGCCGACACGAAATCTGAGAAGACTGCCAATGCGGTATCTTCATCAGAAGAATTGTACAAATCTATTGCATTTGAAACAGGACACGAACTTAACGAAGAAGTTTTCTTCAAAGCCTTAACTGGTTTTGAGAATTTGAAGAAAGCTGGTTTGCTTAATCAGGATTCGCATTTACTTACGGTATGCGATTTTTCTATGTCTTCGAATACAAAAAGACTTTGGGTAATTGACACTGAGGAAAAAAAGGTATTGTTTAATTCACTGGTTGCCCACGGGAAAAACACGGGTGAAGAATTTGCCACCAACTTCTCGAATACCAACAGCTCACTGCAAAGTAGTTTAGGATTTTATATCACAGATGCTACGTATAACGGTGACAACGGATATTCTCTGAGATTGCTGGGAATGGACAAAGGTTTTAACGATGCCGCGTACAAAAGAGCCATCGTCATGCATGGCGCAGATTATGTAAGTGATGAGTTTGCAGCGATGCATAAAAGAATCGGGAGAAGCTGGGGATGCCCGGCGGTTCCGAGAGATCTTACACAACCGATCATTAATACAATAAAAGGAAGAAATTGCCTTTTTATTTATTATCCTGATCAAAACTATCTTTCCAAATCGGAATGGTTAAAAGCATAAGAAAAAATAGAAAGCAGTCTGATTTAGACTGCTTTTTTATTTTGTGAACTAAATTTTATTCTGAGAATACTTCCTTTTTCCGGTTCAGATTGCAACGAAAGTTTGCCTTGATGCATCTCGATAATTCTCTTGACAATTGATAAACCGATGCCGTTTCCTTTTTCGTAGTTTTTATTACTTCCGCGATAGAAAAGATCAAATATTTTTGCTTGATCTTCTTCCGAAATCCCAATTCCGTGGTCGATAAAGCGGATTTCCAGATTTTTATTCTGAACTTCAATTTCTACCGAACAATATTTATCTGAAGAATATTTGCAGGCATTTTCCATTAAATTTAAAAATGCAATCTGCAATAAATAAGGGTTTCCGTGAAAATCATAATTGCTCTCATCTTCATCTGCCCAGCTGTCCATATAATTGATTCCGATTCTATAATTCGAATTTTTCTGCAATAAAGCCACTTTTGCATCTGCCAGAATTTCATCCAAACGAAGATCTACAAAACTGATCTGCGAAACATCATAGCTCGCCCTCGCAAAATCTAGCAAAGCCGAGGAAAGTTGTGACGCATGAGTCGCATCCTGTAAAGCATTATCAATTGAGATTTTATAATCGTCTAAGGTTACATTCAGTTCTTTAGCCAACTCAAGCTCAGCGATTAAGGTTGAAAGTGGTGTTCGAAATTCATGCGAAATCGTCGTCACAAATTGTTTATGATTATTAAATGATTTTTCTAAACGATTGAAGGTTGAATTAAAAGTTTCGGTGAGCTCATAAATTTCATCTTTAGCTTTTGGAACTACTAATCTTTTGTTGAGGTTGTGTTCCGAAATATCCCGAATCTGCAGAATAATATCCTTTAATGGCTTCAAAGTATAATATGAAAAAAGAAAACCAATAATAAAGATAATGATGATGGAAACAGTGTAAACAATGATAATGTCTTTCTTAAATTCTTCGATATGGGCTTTCCCTGTTACATCAATGGCACTTCCGATAATGTAAAAATTTTCGTTGTTGAATTCATATTTAAAGGCCATATACTGGCGGTCATGACGTTGCCATGTGATTCTGTTTTTTTTGGTTTTTATTAGTTGATTTAAATAATCCTGATTTTTTGAAGAGGGCTCAATATCGGTAAATATCAATTCTTTTTTGCTGTCGTAAACGCTGATGTCTGCTTCATTCAGTAGCTTTTTATTACGCTCATGAAGTTCACGGATTTTAGAATCACTGATATTCGCATCAAATATAAATTCCGATCGCCATGTGATTTTATAACCCAGACGATCATTGAATTCATCTTCCCGATTTTTTTCTGATACAAAATACAGCACATACGCAAACACAAACAGAATTCCTGCGGTAAGAATGGCGTAATTGAGGGCGGTTCTGGTGGCTATTTTCATTGTTTGTGTTTAAAAATGAATCCCATTCCGGGTTTGGTGTGAATCAGCTTTTCTTCAAAATCTTTATCGATTTTTTTACGCAGATAAGCGATGTAAACATCAATATAATTTGTTCCCGTATCAAAATGGTTTCCCCAGACATTTTCAGCAATTTCCTCACGGCTCAATACCCGCTCGGCGTTATTCATCAGAAAAACCAGGAGCTTAAATTCCTTTGGCGTAAGATTAATCTCTATTCCCTCTCTGAAAACACGATTGGTGTTTTTATTTACGGTAAGGTTTTGATATTCAATGATGTTTGAATGCTCATTTTTCTTTGGCGAAGATGATTTTCTTAATAAAACAGCTTTTATTCTGGCATATAATTCTCTGATTTCAAAAGGTTTTACCATATAATCATCAGCTCCCGCATCAAAACCCTCAATTTTTTCATCAATCGTTCCCAAAGCGGTCAGCATAATGATCGGCAGTTCGGGATTTTTTTGCTTGATGAGTCTGCTGAGCTCAATACCATTCATATTCGGGAGCATAATATCGGTGATCACAAGATCGAAAACGATTTTGTCTACCATCACCAATGCATCTTCAGCATCTTCAGAAATGTAAATTTGATAACCCTGACTTTCCAATCCTCTTTTTAAAAGACTTGAAACGCGGATATTATCTTCAATGATTAAAACTTTCATGCAGAAATAGTTTAGAACAAATGGTAAGTTGATGATTAAAAATTAAATAGCCAAAGGTTTGATTTTCAGCTGCTCTTTAAATTCTATACAAAGGTATCTCATATTTTCCTTTTATAGATAGTGCTGTGGTGGTTTATAATAAATTTCTAAAGATTTTCTAATAGTTTTCTAACGACCTTCCCCCTTTTTGGAGCCTAATTTTGTACCGTTGAAATCAACAATAAGGAGTAAGAATAAAGAAAATAGTATGAATAAAAAATCTTTTAAAATCGGGATCATTTTAGTTTCATTGATGAGTGTTTACACAAAAGTAGAAGCGCAAAAAAAGAACGATTTTAACAATCCGGGGCTTACGCATTATTTTAATGATGAACATTCTCGTTATATTTCTTTAAGTGGATATGCGGAACTTTGGGCGAGATACACGCAGCTGAATCCGGGAAGTATGATTAATAATCAGGCGGAATCTAGTGCTTCAGACCTTTCATTGAGAAGAGTAAGAGTAAAAATGACCTACAAACCAACAGAAAAGTTAATGTTTGTATTGCAGGGAGGAACAACGAATGTGAACGTAAACGCAAAAGGTAGCAATTATTTTGATTTGCTGGATGCTTACGCAGAATATTCATTCAGTGATAAAATTGCTTTCGGGGCGGGGCGTTCTACCTGGAGAGGATTATCAAGATTTACCACAGGACCTTTGAATACGTTGTTATATGATCTACCTGCGTATGCTACGTCCAACGCAGGAGCGACAGATTATACGGTGAGAGAATTGGGAGCTTATGTAAAAGGTCAGTTAGGAAGATTCGATTATCGTTTGGTGGTGGCAGATCCTTACACAATGGCGACCGCCGATCCTAAATTAAATGTGGCTACTTTCAGTAAAAATGCACCTCATAAAGACTTCTCAGGATATTTCAGATATGCGTTTTTAGATAAAGAAAATATTTCAAGCCCTTTTAACTCCGGAACATATGTCGGGAAAAAGAATGTATTGAGTTTGGGAGCTGGTTTTGATTATATTCATGATGCGATGTGGCACCTGGATGCAGATAAAAATACTGTGAATGATGATATGAAAAACTTCGCGGTGGATTTATTTTATGATGCTCCATTAAACAAAGAAAAAGGAACTTCAATAAGTGCTTACGGAATGGCAATGCACAACGATTACGGTCCGAATTATGTTCGATATGTGGGAACCAACAATCCTGCAACTTCAGTGGATGTTACTCAGGCAAGTCTGAATGGTGCCGGAAATGCTATGCCGGTGATTGGAACGGGAAATACCTATTATGTTCAGTTGGGAGGTACCTTACCTTATCTTAATAAAGAGAAAAAGAACCTTCAGCTTCAGCCTGCAGTAAGTATGCAGCTATCTGATTTGAAGGGTCTTCATGATAATGCGATTATTTACGATGCCGGAATATCATTGCTGATGAACGGGATGTCTTCAAGATTATCTTTCGATGCCCAAAACAGACCTGTTTATACGGCCGATGCCTCTAATAATGCCATGGTTTCAGACAGAAAATGGCAGTTTGTTTTAAAATACAGAATAGATTTTAACTAAAAATAATTTACAATGGAAAGAAGAAAATTTTTATTCCGATCAGTGCAGGCTTCGGCATTGCTGCTGATCTCAGGAAGCGTATTTGGATCTGCTTTACCGATGTTTAACCCTATAAAAAAGAAAAAAGTGTACTTTCATTATTTGTTGTTCTGGCTTCGAAAAGATCTTTCTGAAGCCGAAGTAAAAGAGTTTGAAAACTTTTTCGAAGGTTTGAAAAAATTGCCTTATCAAAAAAATCTTCGCTACGGAAAACCTGCGAATTCATCACCGAGAGCAGTTCTGGACAATACGTTCACGTACAATGCTTCTATGGAATTCGATACTTTGGAAGAACTGGAAGCCTATGGTCAGCTTCCGGAGCATTTAGCTTTAGTTCAAAAATATAAACCATTTTTCGAAAAAATGATGGTTCACGATACTGTTTACAATTAAAATAAAAAATTTAAATTTATAATGAAAAATTTCATTAAAGGCTTCAGCCTTGTATTAGCATTAAGCACTGTAGGATTTATGAACGGACAACATAAAGATCATAAGAAGATAAGCGTAAAAGCGGAAGAATCTACCGAATTTATTCCGGCGGTACGATTAATCAATAATCCCGATGGGTCATGTGCTTTCGAAAAAGGGAAGATCCCGACTTTAAAGCATATGAATACCACGACATTCTGGATGAGCAATAAAACTGAAGAATGGGAAAAGAATGCTCACCCGGCGCCGAGAAGGCAGTATGTGATTACGATTAAAGGAAATATTAAATTTAAAGTAACCGATGGTTCTACGTTTATGATTAAACCAGGAACTGTTCTTTTGGCTGAAGATCTTAAAGGAAAGGGACACAGCTGGGATATGGTGAAAAGCAAAGAATGGGAAAGATTATATATTCCGATTGCTGATGATGCCGATGATTTCTTTATCGCTGATTAAAATTCATTTTTGAGCACAATCATTTTAAGTGTTTTATATAAATTTCGTACAAGGGAAAAGCAGTCGATTTTGACTGCTTTTTTTATGTTTGGACAAGTTTATTTTACATATTCGGTTATTTTATTTCTGACTTCCGAAAGATCTCCCATGATTCTTGCTAGAATTTTTCCGTTTTCGTCAATTAAAAGATGCATAGGATATCCTGAGACATTTAGCTTTTTCTGAAAATCTTTATTTGTATCAAAAAAATTGAGCCATGTAGCATTATTTTTCTGAAGAATTGTTTGGGCTAATTTTATTCTTTCAGGCTTTTGTTCATCCGTAACCGTGATGAATTGCACTCCTTTATCTTTAAATTCATGATAAAGATTCACTATTTCAGGCATTCCTTTTACGCAAGGCGCGCAGGAAGTTGCCCAATAATCAATAAAAGTGAGCTTATGATTTTTAAAATCTTCAGCCGTTAATTTATTACTCTTATCAAAA
The sequence above is a segment of the Chryseobacterium sp. MYb264 genome. Coding sequences within it:
- the msrB gene encoding peptide-methionine (R)-S-oxide reductase MsrB codes for the protein MENQAKNNPYYSRTDTTKLDIPNDEWKKILAPDLYAISREAATERAFTGKYNDFDELGEYYCAVCGNHLFRSDSKFSSSCGWPSFFEADKEGVYYKRDTAYGMERVEVLCKRCDSHLGHVFDDGPKPTGLRYCMNSISLEFIGDSEK
- a CDS encoding murein L,D-transpeptidase catalytic domain family protein: MKGFYSLLGIVYVVTTSFYLSPRTAIVRNEISTKKIERVADTKSEKTANAVSSSEELYKSIAFETGHELNEEVFFKALTGFENLKKAGLLNQDSHLLTVCDFSMSSNTKRLWVIDTEEKKVLFNSLVAHGKNTGEEFATNFSNTNSSLQSSLGFYITDATYNGDNGYSLRLLGMDKGFNDAAYKRAIVMHGADYVSDEFAAMHKRIGRSWGCPAVPRDLTQPIINTIKGRNCLFIYYPDQNYLSKSEWLKA
- a CDS encoding sensor histidine kinase → MKIATRTALNYAILTAGILFVFAYVLYFVSEKNREDEFNDRLGYKITWRSEFIFDANISDSKIRELHERNKKLLNEADISVYDSKKELIFTDIEPSSKNQDYLNQLIKTKKNRITWQRHDRQYMAFKYEFNNENFYIIGSAIDVTGKAHIEEFKKDIIIVYTVSIIIIFIIGFLFSYYTLKPLKDIILQIRDISEHNLNKRLVVPKAKDEIYELTETFNSTFNRLEKSFNNHKQFVTTISHEFRTPLSTLIAELELAKELNVTLDDYKISIDNALQDATHASQLSSALLDFARASYDVSQISFVDLRLDEILADAKVALLQKNSNYRIGINYMDSWADEDESNYDFHGNPYLLQIAFLNLMENACKYSSDKYCSVEIEVQNKNLEIRFIDHGIGISEEDQAKIFDLFYRGSNKNYEKGNGIGLSIVKRIIEMHQGKLSLQSEPEKGSILRIKFSSQNKKAV
- a CDS encoding response regulator transcription factor; protein product: MKVLIIEDNIRVSSLLKRGLESQGYQIYISEDAEDALVMVDKIVFDLVITDIMLPNMNGIELSRLIKQKNPELPIIMLTALGTIDEKIEGFDAGADDYMVKPFEIRELYARIKAVLLRKSSSPKKNEHSNIIEYQNLTVNKNTNRVFREGIEINLTPKEFKLLVFLMNNAERVLSREEIAENVWGNHFDTGTNYIDVYIAYLRKKIDKDFEEKLIHTKPGMGFIFKHKQ
- a CDS encoding Dabb family protein: MERRKFLFRSVQASALLLISGSVFGSALPMFNPIKKKKVYFHYLLFWLRKDLSEAEVKEFENFFEGLKKLPYQKNLRYGKPANSSPRAVLDNTFTYNASMEFDTLEELEAYGQLPEHLALVQKYKPFFEKMMVHDTVYN